From a region of the Pseudoxanthomonas sp. X-1 genome:
- the mobH gene encoding MobH family relaxase, translated as MLFLFQRKRPPVAAAPSPAPALDLPKGLLRPESAASLLATPRRQKLLEYIWQRTSLSRKQFVTLYRTPLERYAELVQQFPASESHHHAYPGGMLDHGLEIVAYSLKLRQSHLLPIGASPEDQAAQSEAWTAAVAYAALLHDIGKIAVDLHVELADGNTWHPWHGPLLQPYRFRYREDREYRLHSAATGLLYRQLLDRHVLDWLSGYPALWAPLLYVLAGQYEHAGVLGELVVQADRASVAQELGGDPARVMAAPKHALQRKLLDGLRYLLKEELKLNQPEASDGWLTEDGLWLVSKTVSDKLRAHLLSQGIDGIPANNTAVFNVLQDHGMLQPTSDGKAVWRATVTSTTGWSHSFTLLRLAPALIWESGERPAPFAGTVEIDATPAENDACMSAPAPTVSVNPAQGGQEPPIWEGDSTTIVSPPAAQPVPDVMEDLLAMVGLGESAGVGQDAEEFLHTPAPATAATSIPSPAPAPAPTPGSSATKPSGEQFMVWLKQGIASRRLIINDAKALVHTVNETAYLVSPGVFQRYAQEHPEVAALAKQENQQDWQWVQKRFEKLQLHRKQPNGLNIWTCEVTGPRKSRRLHGYLLEDGSLALAEIPPNNPYLALTQEG; from the coding sequence ATGCTCTTTCTGTTCCAGCGGAAACGACCTCCGGTCGCTGCCGCTCCGTCGCCAGCGCCCGCCCTCGATCTCCCGAAAGGGCTGCTGCGGCCCGAGTCGGCCGCATCGCTGCTGGCCACGCCGCGCCGGCAGAAGCTGCTGGAATACATCTGGCAGCGCACCTCCCTCTCGCGCAAGCAGTTCGTCACCCTGTACCGCACGCCGCTGGAACGATATGCCGAGCTGGTCCAGCAATTTCCCGCTTCCGAAAGCCACCATCACGCTTACCCGGGCGGCATGCTCGACCACGGCCTGGAAATCGTCGCCTACAGCCTGAAGCTGCGCCAGTCCCATCTGCTGCCCATCGGTGCCAGCCCCGAGGACCAGGCGGCGCAGTCCGAGGCCTGGACCGCCGCCGTCGCCTACGCGGCACTACTGCACGACATCGGCAAGATCGCTGTCGATCTGCACGTCGAACTCGCCGACGGCAACACCTGGCATCCCTGGCACGGGCCGCTGCTCCAGCCGTACCGCTTCCGCTATCGTGAGGATCGTGAATACCGCTTGCATAGTGCTGCAACAGGTCTGCTCTACCGCCAACTGCTCGATCGGCACGTCTTGGACTGGCTCAGTGGCTACCCGGCGCTATGGGCCCCGCTGCTCTACGTCTTGGCCGGACAGTACGAGCATGCCGGGGTCCTGGGCGAGCTTGTCGTGCAGGCTGATCGCGCTTCTGTGGCTCAGGAGCTGGGTGGTGATCCGGCCCGCGTCATGGCAGCACCCAAGCACGCACTGCAACGCAAGCTGCTCGACGGGCTGCGTTATCTGCTCAAGGAAGAGTTGAAGCTGAACCAGCCGGAAGCCTCCGATGGCTGGCTCACCGAGGATGGTTTGTGGCTGGTGAGCAAGACGGTTTCGGACAAACTGCGCGCACACCTCCTGTCTCAGGGGATCGATGGCATTCCTGCGAACAACACCGCCGTGTTCAACGTGCTGCAAGACCACGGCATGCTCCAGCCCACCTCGGACGGCAAAGCGGTCTGGCGCGCGACCGTGACCAGCACGACCGGCTGGTCCCATTCGTTCACCCTGTTGCGTCTCGCTCCCGCGCTGATCTGGGAGTCTGGCGAGCGACCAGCACCTTTCGCGGGCACGGTAGAGATCGACGCGACGCCCGCGGAAAACGACGCCTGCATGTCGGCTCCCGCGCCTACCGTCTCGGTGAACCCAGCGCAGGGAGGTCAAGAGCCTCCGATTTGGGAGGGCGACAGCACCACCATCGTTTCACCGCCCGCAGCCCAGCCCGTGCCCGACGTCATGGAGGATTTGCTCGCGATGGTGGGCTTGGGTGAGTCGGCCGGCGTTGGCCAGGATGCCGAGGAGTTCCTCCACACCCCCGCGCCAGCAACAGCCGCGACGTCCATTCCATCGCCTGCACCTGCACCCGCGCCTACGCCTGGGTCATCGGCAACGAAGCCATCCGGGGAACAGTTCATGGTTTGGCTGAAGCAGGGAATCGCCTCACGACGGCTCATCATCAACGACGCGAAGGCACTCGTGCATACGGTGAATGAGACGGCCTACCTGGTCAGCCCGGGTGTGTTCCAACGCTATGCGCAGGAGCATCCCGAAGTGGCCGCACTCGCCAAGCAGGAGAATCAACAGGATTGGCAGTGGGTGCAGAAGCGCTTCGAGAAGCTGCAGCTACATCGAAAGCAGCCCAATGGCCTGAACATTTGGACCTGTGAAGTCACGGGCCCGAGGAAGTCCCGCCGACTGCATGGCTACCTCCTCGAAGATGGGTCCTTGGCACTCGCCGAAATACCGCCCAACAATCCCTATCTTGCTCTGACTCAGGAAGGATGA
- a CDS encoding conjugal transfer protein TraG N-terminal domain-containing protein — MTLFTTDYLEYYLTLVSWIVNNGIWAVLVSSGVFALPFVAIVIQEWLKARAEGADEGNKGVLSAARIENRVFVAIVVVMFAGIPFIDVDLSTIQYDSSRSAQCQVSVPQPAQTGWSQSFSTINNQSAKVPVWWAFMHALSRAVTSASVAAIPCGTDLRQMRMEIDATRIDDPVLAQEVADFTHDCYGPARAKLFMARPELDETQMNDVTWIGSRFFTDTGGYYDSYRSSTAREAWPYDDTRDAGLAQVANGGGYPTCRQWWSDGSNGLRARLLGQVDPSLLNRLAGWAGFLSRAEVDDSVIRAIASPRQQKLNQGSVYTDYGGQIDKTLPNVVNRATSDVGLAVGALAAFPAMDVVRQALPMVLALLKMALVICIPLVLVVGTYDLKMVVTVSTVQFALFFTDFWFQLARWIDSTILDALYGWGFGWNRPHTNFDPLVGLNNAFGDMLLMFVTGTMFLVLPTFWVAALGWVGVKAGVIAQNLAVGSKEARDSAGSGVNKVTGKVL; from the coding sequence ATGACGCTTTTCACGACCGACTACCTGGAGTACTACCTCACCCTCGTGTCCTGGATCGTCAACAACGGCATCTGGGCCGTGCTGGTGTCCAGCGGGGTGTTTGCGCTGCCCTTTGTGGCGATCGTCATCCAGGAATGGCTCAAGGCCAGAGCGGAGGGCGCCGACGAAGGCAACAAGGGCGTGCTCTCGGCGGCGCGCATCGAGAACCGAGTATTTGTGGCCATCGTGGTCGTGATGTTCGCCGGCATTCCGTTCATCGACGTCGACCTCAGCACTATCCAGTACGACAGCTCGCGCTCGGCGCAGTGCCAGGTCAGCGTGCCGCAGCCCGCGCAAACTGGCTGGTCGCAGTCCTTCAGCACCATCAACAACCAGTCGGCGAAGGTTCCGGTCTGGTGGGCTTTCATGCACGCGCTTTCGCGCGCCGTCACGAGCGCCTCGGTGGCTGCGATCCCGTGCGGCACGGATCTGCGGCAGATGCGGATGGAGATCGATGCCACACGCATCGACGACCCGGTGCTGGCCCAAGAAGTGGCGGATTTCACGCACGATTGCTATGGACCGGCTCGCGCCAAATTGTTCATGGCGCGGCCGGAGCTGGACGAAACGCAGATGAACGATGTGACCTGGATCGGTTCGAGGTTTTTCACGGACACGGGCGGTTACTACGACAGCTACCGCTCTAGCACGGCGCGCGAGGCATGGCCCTATGACGACACCCGCGACGCTGGGCTTGCGCAGGTTGCCAATGGTGGCGGCTACCCGACCTGCAGGCAGTGGTGGTCCGACGGCAGTAACGGACTGCGCGCGCGGCTGCTGGGGCAAGTGGACCCAAGCCTGCTGAATCGCCTGGCGGGCTGGGCTGGATTCCTGAGCCGGGCCGAGGTGGACGACTCCGTGATCCGCGCCATCGCGTCACCGCGGCAGCAGAAATTGAACCAAGGCAGCGTCTATACGGACTACGGCGGTCAGATCGACAAGACATTGCCCAATGTCGTCAACCGTGCCACCAGCGATGTTGGCTTGGCGGTTGGGGCTCTCGCCGCCTTCCCGGCAATGGACGTAGTGCGCCAAGCACTGCCCATGGTGCTCGCGCTGCTCAAGATGGCGCTCGTGATCTGCATTCCGCTAGTGCTGGTCGTGGGCACCTATGACCTGAAGATGGTCGTCACCGTCAGCACCGTCCAGTTCGCGCTGTTCTTCACGGACTTCTGGTTTCAGCTCGCACGCTGGATCGACAGCACCATCCTCGATGCGCTCTACGGGTGGGGCTTTGGCTGGAACCGGCCGCATACCAACTTCGACCCGCTGGTGGGGCTGAACAATGCCTTCGGCGACATGCTTTTGATGTTCGTCACCGGCACGATGTTCTTGGTCCTGCCGACTTTCTGGGTGGCAGCGCTTGGGTGGGTCGGAGTAAAAGCCGGGGTAATCGCTCAGAACCTGGCTGTCGGTTCCAAGGAAGCACGCGACAGCGCGGGATCAGGCGTAAACAAGGTTACCGGCAAGGTGCTTTGA
- a CDS encoding excinuclease ABC subunit UvrA, whose protein sequence is MPNNSFGESSCTAAASGMVEVRGARENNLKEVDVSIPRNALVVFSGVSGSGKSSLAFGTIYAEAQRRYFESVAPYARRLIEQAGVPDVDAIDGLPPAVALQQQRGSSNARSSVGSVTTLSSLVRMMYSRAGAYPANQPMLYAEDFSPNTPQGACPTCYGLGHVYEVTEAIMVPDPSLSIRERAIASWPPAWQGQNLRDILVSMGYDVDRPWKDLPKKDRDWILFTEETPTVPVYAGFTPAETRAALKRKMEPSYMGTFTGARRYVLHTFANTQSALMRKRVSRFMEGKPCPTCHGKRLKPEALSVTFAGVDIGAFMQMPLDQLAALLEPIAQGDFRAHAAGAATDKEATRRDRAERAASGRAVHAVSPDVRRTSALSEEKRLAAQRLAGGVMARLRQLRGLGLGYLTLDRATPTLSAGELQRLRLATQLSSLLFGVVYVLDEPSAGLHPSDSQALYDALDRLRDAGNSVFVVEHDLDLMRRAQWLVDVGPDAGERGGRVLYSGEPDGLRKIAESRTARYLFDEIPAPGSRAREATGWLELQDIHRHNLHGVNARIPLGVLTAVTGISGSGKSSLVAQALPELVLLHLGHEPEDDVAESATSEGPAVIEATGGHLAGDVDAVQRLVQVDQKPIGRTPRSNLATYTGLFDHVRKLFAATPDARRRRYDAGRFSFNVAKGRCETCEGEGFVSVELLFMPSVYAPCPTCHGARYNEATLKVQWNGRNIAEVLQMTVDEASEFFAGEDAVARPLQLLRDIGLGYLRLGQPATELSGGEAQRIKLATELQRSQRGRSLYVLDEPTTGLHASDADRLLVQLQRLVDAGNTVVMIEHDMRAVAQADWVIDVGPGAGAAGGSIVVAGSPQQVARTSGSRTAPFLAQELARAE, encoded by the coding sequence TTGCCAAACAATTCTTTCGGTGAATCCTCTTGTACCGCTGCGGCCAGCGGCATGGTGGAAGTGCGCGGTGCGCGCGAGAACAACCTCAAGGAGGTGGACGTCTCCATCCCGCGTAACGCGCTGGTGGTGTTCTCGGGTGTCTCCGGCTCCGGCAAGTCCTCGCTGGCCTTCGGCACCATCTATGCCGAGGCCCAGCGACGCTACTTCGAGTCGGTGGCCCCCTATGCGCGGCGACTGATCGAGCAGGCCGGCGTGCCGGACGTCGATGCGATCGACGGCCTGCCGCCGGCGGTGGCGCTGCAGCAGCAGCGGGGCTCCAGCAACGCGCGTTCCTCCGTGGGCAGTGTGACCACCTTGTCCAGCCTGGTGCGGATGATGTATTCGCGCGCCGGCGCCTATCCGGCCAACCAGCCGATGCTGTACGCCGAGGATTTTTCGCCCAACACGCCGCAGGGAGCGTGCCCGACCTGCTACGGCCTGGGCCATGTGTACGAGGTGACCGAGGCCATCATGGTGCCCGATCCCTCCCTGAGCATCCGCGAGCGGGCGATCGCCTCCTGGCCCCCCGCCTGGCAAGGCCAGAACCTGCGCGACATCCTGGTCAGCATGGGCTACGACGTTGACCGACCGTGGAAGGACCTGCCGAAGAAGGATCGCGACTGGATTCTGTTCACCGAGGAAACACCGACGGTGCCGGTGTACGCCGGCTTCACGCCCGCCGAAACCCGCGCCGCGCTCAAGCGCAAGATGGAGCCGAGCTACATGGGCACCTTCACCGGCGCCAGGCGCTACGTGCTGCACACCTTTGCCAACACCCAGAGCGCGTTGATGAGAAAGCGCGTGTCCCGGTTCATGGAGGGCAAACCGTGCCCCACCTGCCACGGCAAGCGGCTCAAGCCCGAGGCGCTGTCGGTCACCTTCGCCGGCGTGGACATCGGCGCGTTCATGCAGATGCCGCTGGACCAGTTGGCGGCCTTGCTCGAACCCATCGCCCAGGGCGATTTCCGCGCCCATGCAGCGGGGGCGGCTACGGACAAGGAAGCGACCCGACGCGACCGTGCCGAACGCGCGGCCTCCGGCCGCGCCGTCCATGCGGTATCGCCCGACGTGCGCCGCACCTCGGCGCTATCGGAAGAAAAGCGCCTCGCCGCGCAGCGCCTGGCCGGTGGCGTGATGGCACGCCTGCGCCAACTGCGTGGGCTGGGCCTGGGCTACCTGACGCTGGACCGGGCCACGCCGACGCTTTCGGCCGGCGAGTTGCAGCGCCTGCGGCTGGCCACGCAATTGAGTTCCCTGCTGTTCGGTGTCGTGTACGTGCTCGACGAGCCCTCCGCGGGCCTGCACCCCTCCGATAGCCAGGCCCTGTACGACGCGCTCGACCGGCTGCGCGACGCCGGCAACTCGGTGTTCGTGGTGGAGCACGACTTGGACCTGATGCGCCGCGCGCAATGGCTGGTGGATGTCGGGCCGGATGCTGGGGAGCGTGGCGGCCGCGTGCTCTACAGCGGCGAGCCGGATGGCCTGCGCAAGATTGCCGAATCGCGTACTGCACGCTACCTGTTCGATGAGATCCCCGCGCCGGGAAGCCGGGCACGCGAAGCGACCGGCTGGCTGGAGCTGCAGGACATTCACCGCCACAACCTGCATGGCGTGAATGCGCGCATTCCGCTGGGCGTGCTGACGGCCGTCACCGGCATCTCCGGCTCGGGCAAGTCCAGCCTCGTCGCGCAGGCCCTGCCGGAGCTGGTGCTGCTGCACCTGGGCCACGAGCCGGAAGACGATGTAGCCGAAAGCGCCACCAGCGAAGGGCCGGCAGTGATCGAAGCGACCGGCGGCCATCTGGCGGGCGACGTGGACGCCGTACAGCGTCTGGTGCAGGTGGACCAGAAACCGATCGGGCGCACGCCGCGGTCGAACCTGGCCACCTACACGGGCCTGTTCGACCATGTGCGCAAGCTGTTCGCTGCCACGCCCGATGCTCGACGCCGCCGCTATGATGCCGGACGGTTCTCGTTCAACGTCGCCAAGGGGCGCTGCGAGACTTGCGAGGGCGAGGGTTTCGTTAGCGTGGAACTGCTGTTCATGCCCAGCGTGTACGCGCCGTGCCCGACCTGCCATGGCGCGCGCTACAACGAGGCCACGCTGAAGGTGCAGTGGAACGGGCGCAACATCGCCGAGGTGCTGCAGATGACCGTGGACGAGGCCAGCGAATTCTTCGCGGGTGAAGACGCGGTGGCAAGGCCCCTGCAACTGCTGCGCGACATCGGACTGGGCTATCTGCGCCTGGGACAACCAGCCACTGAGCTTTCCGGTGGCGAGGCGCAGCGCATCAAGCTGGCGACCGAGCTTCAGCGCAGCCAGCGCGGCCGAAGCCTGTACGTGCTCGACGAGCCGACTACCGGGCTGCATGCGTCGGACGCCGACCGGCTGCTGGTGCAGTTGCAGCGCCTGGTCGATGCCGGCAATACCGTAGTGATGATCGAACACGATATGCGCGCGGTGGCCCAGGCCGATTGGGTGATCGACGTGGGGCCTGGTGCAGGCGCTGCCGGCGGCAGCATCGTGGTGGCGGGCTCCCCTCAGCAGGTGGCCCGAACGTCTGGCAGCAGAACCGCTCCGTTCCTTGCACAGGAGTTGGCGCGGGCCGAGTAG
- a CDS encoding type II toxin-antitoxin system YhaV family toxin: protein MQRHGWALLFHDCVIEQLQKLHAAARRAQENDPEGFESNANVKLFRALNQLILDVVPGDPARDEYRQGNTLGLAHRHWRRAKIGRRFRLFFRYDSKAKVIVYAWVNDEQTLRSSGSKSDPYAVFEKMLGRGNPPDDWNVLVQASKQDWSKLE from the coding sequence ATGCAACGGCATGGCTGGGCATTGCTGTTCCACGACTGTGTGATCGAGCAGTTGCAGAAGCTGCACGCAGCCGCACGGCGCGCGCAGGAGAACGACCCGGAGGGCTTCGAGTCCAACGCCAACGTCAAGCTCTTCCGGGCCTTGAACCAGTTGATATTAGATGTGGTGCCCGGTGATCCGGCACGCGACGAGTACCGCCAGGGCAACACCCTGGGGCTGGCCCACCGGCACTGGCGAAGGGCCAAGATCGGAAGGCGGTTCCGGTTGTTCTTCCGGTACGACTCGAAGGCCAAGGTCATCGTGTACGCCTGGGTCAATGATGAGCAGACCTTGCGGTCTTCGGGGAGCAAGTCAGATCCCTATGCCGTGTTCGAGAAAATGCTCGGACGTGGAAATCCACCAGACGATTGGAACGTATTGGTGCAGGCAAGCAAGCAGGATTGGAGCAAACTGGAATAG
- a CDS encoding DUF3742 family protein has product MNTTTRISTAERLGRSVGRGWRAYARGERRLSCWLASKGMPLAGATVLVWVVKLVALGLLFYAAFWLALVLLVGVAAAWTASNSTVNDDRWTQPDELRNGEAGFGLYSSSGQRIDPHDPNDPFND; this is encoded by the coding sequence ATGAACACGACAACCCGCATCAGCACCGCAGAACGCCTCGGCCGCAGCGTTGGCCGTGGATGGCGCGCCTATGCGCGCGGCGAGCGAAGGTTGTCGTGTTGGCTCGCCTCCAAGGGGATGCCGCTTGCCGGGGCCACCGTGCTCGTATGGGTAGTGAAGCTGGTCGCGCTGGGATTGCTGTTCTACGCCGCGTTCTGGCTGGCGTTGGTGCTTCTGGTTGGGGTTGCCGCAGCATGGACGGCCAGCAATTCGACGGTCAATGATGATCGCTGGACGCAACCGGACGAACTGCGAAACGGCGAGGCAGGCTTTGGCCTGTATTCGTCCAGCGGTCAGCGGATCGACCCGCACGACCCGAACGATCCGTTCAACGACTGA
- a CDS encoding type II toxin-antitoxin system PrlF family antitoxin, whose protein sequence is MPAIHEVATLTSKGQITLPKPIRQALGVDAGGKVAFDLRDGEVVVTRADAEHEDPAIGAFLSLLARDIEAGRNVHGLPEDLTRAMLEQAGHGVKLDEEIDGEVEL, encoded by the coding sequence ATGCCTGCCATTCATGAAGTTGCCACGCTGACCTCCAAAGGCCAGATCACGCTGCCCAAGCCCATCCGGCAGGCGCTCGGTGTCGATGCCGGCGGCAAGGTTGCGTTCGACCTGCGTGACGGAGAAGTCGTCGTGACCCGTGCCGACGCCGAGCACGAGGACCCCGCCATCGGTGCGTTCCTGAGTCTGCTGGCCCGCGACATCGAGGCGGGCCGGAACGTCCATGGTCTGCCCGAGGATCTAACTCGCGCCATGCTGGAGCAAGCGGGTCACGGCGTGAAGCTGGACGAGGAAATCGACGGCGAAGTGGAACTCTGA
- a CDS encoding integrating conjugative element protein, protein MAVAGALALTSGVAWSQLGYQTGGSVIGDDVMYSIGGGNAVSMGRAAGMRSLGVGVGWNSNLICGDMSIQTTLKNQLNGVTNGFQQIMSSVIQSATSAVASLPALIIQRADPGLYNLLTNGVLQARLDFDRSKLTCRAMAERMAETAGGQLGWSQMAEGLALRDAVSSTDAVSAVEQAETRRGNDGVPWVGGSNAGGSGQPAIKVVGDVTRAGYNLVNGRGVTDTSSIAPTSCSSLSCQTWTSPQAAVEWATRVLGEKEQRTCDACTKTETTPGVGLTPLIQEEYDAKLQALQDLVSKAKNTTPENLREAGSASLPITRGVIEALRDEPDQHLLSQRLASEVALSSVLEKALLLQRTLLTGKKEPNVAANELAVEAVNKESDTLDREIQNLKTELELRRELANNSPMAIIQRHSTRASGSRGIYEGDPVPDRLDQLQKGNPGGRP, encoded by the coding sequence ATGGCGGTGGCCGGTGCGCTCGCGCTGACGAGCGGTGTGGCCTGGAGCCAACTGGGCTACCAGACCGGCGGCAGTGTCATCGGCGATGACGTCATGTACTCGATCGGCGGCGGAAACGCCGTGTCGATGGGACGTGCGGCTGGCATGCGCTCTCTCGGGGTCGGCGTGGGCTGGAACAGCAACTTGATCTGCGGTGACATGAGCATCCAGACCACGTTGAAGAATCAGCTCAACGGCGTCACCAACGGCTTCCAGCAAATCATGTCATCGGTGATCCAAAGCGCCACCAGCGCGGTGGCGTCGTTGCCGGCACTGATCATTCAGCGGGCCGATCCCGGCCTCTACAACCTGCTCACCAATGGCGTGTTGCAGGCACGGCTCGATTTCGACCGCTCCAAGCTGACGTGCCGTGCCATGGCGGAGAGGATGGCCGAGACGGCGGGCGGGCAGCTCGGCTGGAGCCAGATGGCAGAAGGCTTGGCGCTGCGCGATGCGGTGTCGAGCACGGATGCGGTCTCGGCCGTCGAGCAGGCCGAGACGCGCCGCGGCAATGACGGTGTGCCGTGGGTCGGGGGCAGCAACGCGGGAGGCTCCGGCCAGCCCGCGATCAAGGTCGTCGGCGATGTCACCCGCGCCGGCTACAACCTGGTCAACGGCCGCGGCGTGACCGATACATCGTCCATCGCACCGACCAGTTGCAGCAGTCTCTCGTGCCAGACCTGGACCTCGCCGCAGGCCGCCGTCGAGTGGGCCACGCGCGTACTCGGCGAGAAGGAACAGCGCACTTGCGATGCCTGCACCAAGACCGAGACGACGCCCGGCGTAGGGCTGACGCCGTTGATCCAAGAAGAATACGACGCCAAGCTGCAGGCGCTCCAGGATCTGGTGTCCAAGGCGAAGAACACGACGCCCGAGAACCTGCGCGAGGCTGGCAGTGCATCGCTGCCCATCACCCGCGGCGTGATCGAGGCGCTGCGTGACGAGCCGGACCAGCACCTGCTGTCGCAGCGCCTGGCGTCCGAGGTCGCGCTGTCCTCCGTGCTGGAGAAGGCGCTGTTGCTACAGCGCACGCTGCTCACGGGCAAGAAAGAGCCCAACGTCGCGGCCAACGAGCTTGCGGTGGAGGCCGTGAACAAGGAGAGCGATACGCTCGACCGCGAGATCCAGAACCTCAAAACGGAACTGGAACTGCGCCGCGAGCTGGCCAACAACTCGCCGATGGCCATCATTCAGCGCCATAGCACGCGCGCTTCGGGTTCGCGCGGCATCTACGAGGGCGATCCGGTGCCCGACCGTCTCGACCAACTCCAGAAGGGCAATCCGGGAGGTCGGCCATGA
- the nhaA gene encoding Na+/H+ antiporter NhaA yields MPASSFGESSAHIRRRRVAHYLRTESGAAVLLVIVTVVALVWANSPLSNAYFELWHLDVGFNFGPLRLHMDLHHWVNDGLMVVFFFLIGLEVRQEFAHGSLRDRSRARLALIAGVTGVVLPALVYVLIVKLAGSEGLHGWGAVVGTDTAFMLGTLAIVGPRLSGQLRVFLLTLTVVDDFLAVSIIGIVYSEEIRIVPLLIALASLVGLWLLGRTRQWRATPYVLIVIVLWFATVYSGIHASLAGMAAGLLIPAYATQRHGVVAARQLFRDFWQSPSAASARAVDCGLSRGISVNERLHEFLRLPTALLIVPIFALANAGVDVRGGLLAEAFGSPVTWGVIAGLVLGKLLGIGLTTLVAVRLGLGRLPEGVGVGSVFGGAALSGIGFTVSLLIIGLAFGTTSDLGRQATVGVLVSMVFATLLGWLIFKVAAQRWGEKTADLPMVLEPPVDPEIDHIRGPEDAQLTLVEYVDFECAYCAHATGSWDDLRAHFGDDLRYVVRHLPHHPHGPIAARASEAAANQGMFWPWLDFVFTRQHALEREHLIGYAAELGLDVERFIADLDSPAVIERVERDLASAVASGAHATPTFFVEGRRLRGSYDARTVTAVLEASRRGTRTQEVPS; encoded by the coding sequence ATGCCAGCCTCTTCTTTTGGTGAGTCCTCGGCGCATATCAGACGGAGACGCGTTGCCCACTATCTACGCACGGAGTCTGGCGCTGCGGTGCTGCTGGTGATCGTCACGGTTGTGGCGCTCGTGTGGGCGAACTCGCCGCTATCTAACGCCTATTTCGAGTTGTGGCACCTAGACGTCGGGTTCAACTTCGGGCCACTGCGCCTACACATGGATCTGCATCACTGGGTCAACGACGGCCTGATGGTCGTCTTCTTCTTCCTGATCGGACTGGAGGTGCGTCAGGAGTTCGCCCACGGATCGCTCCGTGACCGCAGCCGTGCCCGCCTCGCCCTGATCGCGGGGGTCACGGGAGTCGTGCTTCCCGCGCTGGTGTATGTCCTGATCGTGAAACTAGCCGGAAGTGAGGGCCTGCACGGGTGGGGTGCGGTGGTCGGCACCGATACGGCGTTCATGCTGGGCACCTTGGCGATCGTCGGCCCGCGGCTATCGGGTCAGTTGCGCGTGTTCCTGCTCACCCTGACCGTGGTCGATGACTTCCTCGCAGTGTCCATCATCGGCATCGTCTATAGCGAGGAGATCCGGATCGTCCCGTTGCTTATCGCCCTCGCCAGCCTCGTTGGATTGTGGTTGTTGGGGCGCACCCGCCAGTGGCGGGCGACGCCGTATGTGTTGATCGTGATCGTGCTGTGGTTCGCAACCGTGTATTCCGGCATCCATGCCTCCCTCGCCGGGATGGCCGCGGGGCTGCTGATCCCCGCCTATGCGACGCAACGTCACGGGGTCGTTGCGGCAAGACAGTTGTTCCGTGACTTCTGGCAGTCGCCGAGTGCCGCATCGGCCCGCGCGGTGGACTGCGGGCTGTCCCGGGGTATCTCGGTGAACGAGCGATTGCACGAGTTCCTGCGGCTGCCGACGGCGCTGCTGATCGTGCCGATCTTCGCCTTGGCGAACGCCGGGGTGGACGTGCGTGGCGGGCTGCTCGCCGAGGCCTTTGGCTCGCCAGTCACGTGGGGCGTCATCGCAGGGCTCGTGCTCGGCAAGCTCTTGGGCATCGGGCTCACCACGCTCGTCGCCGTCCGTCTCGGCCTGGGCCGGCTGCCCGAGGGCGTCGGGGTGGGGAGCGTGTTCGGTGGGGCGGCGCTGTCCGGGATCGGCTTCACCGTGTCGCTGCTGATCATCGGGCTCGCGTTCGGCACGACCTCCGACCTGGGCCGCCAGGCGACGGTCGGCGTGCTCGTGTCGATGGTGTTCGCCACGTTGCTCGGGTGGCTGATCTTCAAGGTCGCCGCCCAGCGGTGGGGTGAGAAGACCGCTGACCTGCCGATGGTGCTTGAGCCGCCGGTCGATCCGGAGATCGATCACATCCGCGGGCCGGAGGACGCCCAGCTCACACTCGTCGAGTACGTGGACTTCGAGTGCGCGTACTGTGCGCACGCCACCGGTTCGTGGGACGATCTTCGCGCCCACTTCGGTGACGACCTGCGGTATGTGGTGCGCCATCTGCCGCACCACCCGCACGGGCCGATTGCCGCGCGGGCGTCCGAGGCAGCGGCGAACCAGGGGATGTTCTGGCCGTGGCTGGACTTCGTGTTCACCCGTCAGCATGCGCTGGAGCGCGAGCATCTGATCGGCTACGCCGCCGAGCTTGGGCTCGACGTCGAACGGTTCATCGCGGATCTCGACAGCCCTGCGGTGATCGAGCGTGTCGAGCGCGACCTCGCCAGTGCGGTCGCCAGCGGTGCGCACGCCACGCCGACGTTCTTCGTCGAGGGTCGTCGTCTGCGCGGCAGCTACGACGCCCGCACTGTCACCGCAGTGCTCGAAGCCAGCCGCCGCGGCACCCGAACTCAGGAAGTCCCGTCCTGA